In Rhodamnia argentea isolate NSW1041297 chromosome 1, ASM2092103v1, whole genome shotgun sequence, the genomic window tatttatttctatctttttcttaCAACGCGATTGATGGACCTTGGCGATCCAATCTTTTAGGAGACAATATCACGTTGTGTAAAGCTATAACTATTCATAGTCATTGTTGGTGTGGGAATAGCTGCGACGCTCCTAACCTTGCAGAATTTACATAGTCCTGAGGGAAATGAGCAGGTACCCCTGGAATTAGCAGGCCAATCGCTCTGAAAATCCTCATCAACCACCCTTCTCTGTAGCTCGGTCCCTTCTCGCGAGCAATCACGAAGCTTCGGATGAGCTTGTACCAGGTGTCCATCATCATCGGGATCGCGCGCAGAAGCGAGAAGTAGTTCTTGTTCGGTTCTTCCCTGACAATCTGCCAAGCAACCAAGAGAATTGAATGAGTAGTCTTATCCAATTACAACATGCTATGTGAGGTTAAGAGAAAGAGAGTTCCTCACCTTCCCTTGATATTTGCTATTGAAGTAGCAACAACGCCCAAAATGCTTGAACATGGAAGCTGAATCATCGTAAGGCAGCCTAGGCACAATGTCATCCCCAATAACGGACCGAAAGTAGTCTATCCGATGATCCTTGAAGGCCCTCTCCATGAACTCCCCAAACTTGTCATCTCCAACCCTAGGTTGACCAAATGTGTAGACCCCCTCCAATCTCTCCATCAGCCACGTCTCCCCGTGCACGGCCAAGGACCTCAGCTTCTCCTTTATGGCATAGTAAGCCGACGGCACAGGCGTTTTTAGACGTGGGGCGAGCTCTTTTGGCCAGCTGAAGTTCTTTCGGAGCCCTAGGGCTTTCATGTACCCACGGTGGATCTTTCCGACACCTGGTAACTCGTACCACGAGAGGTCCAAGTCCAAGCACCACGCGTATGTGTCGAAAGGTTCCGTGCCTCGGAAGGCGACCACGATGGTGTCCCGGTCACGTAGCATGAAGGCTTGCGTAGTTGCTTTCCTTTGATAATCTGCAAAAGAAAGACGAACAGGCATCTATCAATTGTTTATCTTGGCATATTATCCACGGCTTTAGAGATGACAGCATAGCTCCTTACCATTCCAAAAGTTGTAGGACCCAAGAATTCCATCTGCACAAATGAGCGGACACAATTGTTCTAAAGGGCTAATTCCACTATTTTCAGTAACGTATGGCCAGGTTCAGTCAGAATTAGGAACTTAGTCAATTAACTTCTTCAGTATAGattatgttcaatttttttacaCCATTTCTTGTTTCCAGTCATCGCTTTTAAGACTTGACGTGGTCACGACATGATCCATGCTTTCATTTACAGATTAACCTCAAACTAATTATATGTTCATCTGTGTTttagatctctctctctaactcgaTCTCTACCTCTCGACCTGCCAATGGTGGGTGGCTCTGGTTCGTAGGTAGGCCTCGCTCTCGTAGCATGCTTTTGAAGCCATCATGGTGAGAGCCGCATAGTACTCGCCGTCGCAGGGCCTGATGCGGTTGACCAGTTCCACTCTCGTGTCCGAATTACCGACCAAAGATATGAAGCTCCCCGACTCTCTGTCCGGCATCACCACCTTCCCTTTCCACAGCCCCACATAGTAAGTCAACATCTTTCCCAGCGGAAAGTCAAAAGATTAGGGAGActaatcctttttcttttttttagcgTGGCACTGCTTGATCAATATCTCCAACTAGATATGATTCCCAAAAGACACAGCAATTCCTCTGAGTCTTTTAAAACTTCTGTTGGTTGCTAATCTAAATCATAAGAAGTTGTTCTCTGAAGACATGATCAATATACGGGCGTTGATGAGTCTAATTACGTTCCGGATAAGCTTAGCCATTCTTAGTTAAATTTCGGGATAGTTGTCTAAAAATTCTTAAGCCTATTGTACAATGGCtcatttaatcctaaacctttcaattgagtcaatttaatcctaaaccttttgacgatttgccaattcagtcctaggCATTTTGATGCCTATGGTTATCGAATCTAGGCTTCGAAAGATATGCGCAATGTCCCTTTGTTTTCACCTAGTCCAATTGAAAAACAATTATTAATGTATTTTTATCTGAAATAGTTgtgaaaaactctaaatcaaTTGAATTTAAATGAGTCGTTAGTTATTATATTAAATTAGACCCACCTTCAATATAAAATTAACCGGTAAATTATTAACCAACTAAGATATACCAATTGTACGTGAATGCACCTCAACATTTTACATGCTAAGTAACTAGTAAAAAGTCAGGGTTCCGACGTTAAAAGCAAAAATAACTAGAGACTTTTAAGCAACCATTGTAACTAGTGAAGCAACAATATAACTACAAAAACTCATTGGGAATTGTTTTAATAAAGCCCTGTCGTGCCGTATTTGTAATAACTAAGactctatttgtttcatgaaaaatgaatggtttagaaagcattttcgaaaaaatgatcgcttgtatggCTTAAATAACTAGCCAATGACAAAGGTTTCTATCATCGATAAAAATTTATATCTAAAAATTTTCGTAAGCAATGAAAATACTATGTGTTCACTCATTTTCGTAAGTGATACTAGCcatcgtttttaggaaaatatttttcaaatcattcattttttcatgaaacaaatggagcacaAATATGCACACTGATCTCGAAAGCAGTTGACGAGAAGCCTTCCGAAGTTCCCATTGCTTGGCAAGAGATTCAACCAAAACACAATCGCCGACCCGATCCAATACATGGGCTTGGCCACAAGAAGCAGAAGCTTCTGCACGAGAACGGATACAAACATGAGCCGTCTTCGCCCGAAgctctcctctccttcctcgGAGGAGTCCACAAACTTTCTTCTGCGCGCATCGCTGCAggtcaaaatgtgaaaaagatcGACGGCACCGGCTTTATCGGGGCTCAACAGCAAGTAACTGCTGCAGAAACTCTTGTCACAAGCCATGGCTTTGAGGCAAAGACGAGAGAGATGATGGCTGGGTTTCTTCTTCCATTGGAGAGGAGTCTGTGTACTTTTTGCTGTTCTGGATGAGACTTGTGCTGCTTCTGGAACTTGGCTTCAAGGGCTTATTTATAGAGGCTTGTTGGCCAtttaaccccaaaaaaaaaaaaatggttcctttTCTTCCcggtcaaaaaataaataaatactagGTGTACTAAACTCGATTTAccactaaattgatatactaatcaaagaaagaaaaggattaATTTTTGGTACGAGAGCTGATCGACTTTTGGTGGTTTCGTGAAGGGAAGCTAACGCGTCATGGAGGTGAGGCCGTTCTCCTAGGTTTTCTCCGACCCGCATTTCCGCATTTAGGAAGGTGGTGACGACATGTTTTGATTTATTTGAGAAAGGTAGTAACCACATTTCTTGATTGGTTTATGGAAAAATTCGCATTTCAATTTAAAATGTTAGGTCGTGTGATTCATTCCTCCACTTTCTATGTTTGCACATGTCATACAATTTTGTAGGCATTAGAGAGATCTAAGCAGGGCCCCGACCATCACTATGTTGCCTTCAATTGCTACTTTGACATACAATTTTCAACCTATAAAAGACGGTATCAATCACTCACTTTGAACTTGTGCAAATTCCATTTCAGAGAAGGAGCATCGATTGATCGGGCAAAAACCAGATGTGCAACTTTTTTTATGAAGCGGCCCACGTACATGTTTTAAATTTGAGTTAGAGCCACATATCTCGATATTTGGTGACTAGGTCGATTCAATTTACACAATAAAGAATGAACTCTCATGCATCCAACGTATGCAATTAGTATTTGGATCTTTGTTCTAAGGGTTTTAGTGGGTTAAATACAGTTTTTAAccgaacttttcattttttatgatattttcagTGTGCGTGGTGTTGCGAAAATAAGTGATGAACACGACAATAAACCAAAACGAGGAAATAAATCGATATCAAATTTATATGATTCCATTTGTGTACTCAATTTCACTATAATAGCAGTACAAGATTCCACTACAATCAAGCAATGTCACAAAGATTACAGGCATATCCAAGTCATTCAAACCCTCTTAGTATTTAGAAGTCTCCAATTACACGTAACGATCTCATTGTTTTTAGTCTCACAATCCTTTgcgaaaggaaaaattgtccaaaaattcctaaatctattgtacaggggacaattcagttataaatctttcaattatgctaatATAGTTCTAAACATTCTAACGATTTAACAATTTAGTCAAAACCCGttcgattgtgccaatttaatcctaaatattttgacaaattgCCTATTTAGTCctttcgatcattttttttgctagaaattagtgacatggacattttttgtgactttttaaactttttaattttttttttgttattttctttctctttcattttttcaaccCTAGGTCGAAGAGGTCACTATTTGACACTCGTTGGCCACAGACAAGGTTGgcaaccctcgcctagatccggacAATGGCCGCGACCCTCGCAGGCCCGTAActagaaaaaagataaaataaaataaaaaatgacaataaatccataaaagttaaacaaaattaaaaagattgcaaaaatcatccacATCGGTGTCAACCATACCACGTAAGACAGTAAATGGTGACTAGACCGTGGCATGCCAGCGATTTACTtccaaaattgaagaaatgagtaaattgacaaattattaaaagatttatgactaaattgataaatcatcaaaagttttaagactgaatttgcacaattgaaatttttatgattgaattggctacCGTATAATAGTTTTAAGACATTTTGGACAGTTATCCCGTGTGAACATCAATCTCACAGAAAAACACACAAAATCTTATCATAGGATTCCCATGGCTTCAAACGCTAACAAACTTTCTCTCAGACCGAATCATAAAGAGAAATTACGGCAATTTAGGTAATAATTGAATTGCACAAGCCATGGCGCTCTTGCACATTATTTTCTCCATTAACAATACATACACGGCGCACTTGTTATGCATGAGACCAAACTCAACAACCCAACAAAAGAATATGTTGGTTATATTAAAGTACGTGGcggaaattttatctatttactCGAGGTTTTGTAGCTAACATAAAAGTTGGGATAGAACAAAATTTATCTTATGTTTGGTTCCTGCACAAGACCGGATAAAGTTTGATATATGGGTTAtataaattgaataaaaatatcCCTTGTGAAgttgggataaaggtggataggaTTTATTATATTCATGGTatgaaaattagttttcatAACATACTTCTTAAATAAgcaaataccacaaaaaaaaaatcccaaattatgcCCACTATGACACGCGTacctcgaactttttttgtttcactAAAAACCCTACTTGCCTATTGTGACACAAACagcccaaactttttttgtgccaTAAAAAATCCTGAACTTATACCGGTGTGACAAATATACCCTAGATGGAATCATAATAGAGGTTATATACATCACTATTTGGGTTTTTTCATGACACAAAAAAGTTGGGAGTATTGTATCATAGTggcaagtttaggatttttagtgacaaaaaaaaaagtcaatactATTTGTGTCACAGTGGGCTTAGTTGatggttttttgtgatatcgaCCCTTAATAAAACTGAAGAACTATACTTTTCAAAATCATGAAGGTGAATGGCCATTCTTTGTGGTATTGACCCTTAATAAAACTGAAGAACTATATTTTTCAGAATCATGAAGGTGAATGACCATATTTGTTCACTCTTACTAGATTTGGCATTCGTTTGAGTGATCAACCTCGTTGATGTTGTTGTAGCCTGTTTAAATTTATTGTCATAGTCAAACATGTGGCTCTAGAATGCTTGAATAAGCTCCTTTCTATTTAAAATCTAGATCGTACAACAGGCATGGATTGGTTGACGGAGGTTACCTTCGTTTACGCATTTATGGTATCTTTAGCAATGAAATGAGATATTCTTACGATTTTCTTTTGCgcattttcaagttcatttatACTAATATTAGTCCATGCGGAATAATGGACAGAATAAGATAGGAAAATATCCAgctttccttaccaaaaatatatatatacccaGCTTTAAAACTACGATTTACCAAACAGTTGATAAGATATTGCAAAATCTCTTAACTTTATATCATATCTTATTCAATCCTATCCTGGTTAGAATTTCAGACGATCAAACGCAGCCCTAGAGATGGTGAAAAACATGGTCATCTGATTAAGGTAACTGAGGATATAACCCTTCGACAAACATATCGATTATGCATAGTCTGTATTTTTAAGTTTGAGGGTGGGGGCAATTTCGCATCCTTTCTAACCAACGTGATCAAATTTGCTAGCCGTGCATCGACTGTATGACGGGTAGACTAATCTAGATCAAAACCCCACTAGAATTTCTAGCTTGGGGATCCTGATTTGGATGAGTGAATAGTATAGACCGGTGGCCCGAAAGATTGCATGATGTGTTAACTATTTACCGTACGTGGGCTTGTCATTGTATTTTCATGGACTGACGTATGACTTTTCGTGATTTTCTGTAGAGGCCTCGCAAGAGCAGAACGATTGGGCCGACCACTTAACGGGGTTAATTAAACTTCACCCGACCGGAGAATAGTCTATGACGTGCAAATTGAGCCTAATTCTAGGTTGTctctggccaaaaaaaaagaatttgtttCTGGTGTTTAATCTTGATCCGGAATGACCGTCGATATACTCTAAGTTAAGGTTCACAGGCACAAGAAAGACTGGTAATATGGTCAAAACTATACAGAAATTACTATTTTAAAcccgaagaaagaaaaacactaGCTTAGGAGTCATAAGCTAAATATTGCTTTCTCAAATGCTAACAAGCGTTAATGATCAAGTAGCTGATATCTGAGATTATAAGCTCTAACTAAAGACGGCCGAGTTTCTCGCACCCCGAATTATCCTTATATCATAGTTCTTCCATGCGTAGCACCATATGACGACGCTCGTAACAACATTGTCCAACAAGGGTAGAGAGTACTTGTTTGTCGCAATCGAAGAGATGGGATAAAGTGCAGCGATTTTCGGTACCTTCTTGGATGGTAGAGAGACTAGGACAAAGTCAATAAGCATATTTGACACCCGCACAGTGTTACCGGCTAcattctatatatatatgtggaAGCGAACCTAATGAGTTGGACTAAAATTGTAATGCGAATGCTAATCTCGCTAAAGTTGAGAGCATTGTTAGTATGGTGCCTCCTTGCCCCTCGGTAATACCAAAAGAAATTCATGAGGGCCGATATAAAATGAGCCAAAGTTGGACATCACCTATTAGTATCTACACaacataaaatttaaagaacaataatttattaattttgagaATATATGTTAATCTTTCAACCATGTGTAGTTTCCACTAGCTTTTTAGAGCGTGTATGGCAAtacttctactttagaaatcaacttttgatcaaaagtttattttttctatttctgcttctgagcataagttgatttttgtaCTTCCGgagagaaataaatttttggtactttttcaagtagctccaaaactacttctgaagcaaaaaaaaaaaattgccctaaaagtagaaaaatgaagttatgtaaccaaacggatttccatTCCAAAAGTATTGTCAAACGGGTTTCTTTGTATCCAGTGGAACTCTCTAACTTGCATGTATTTAGAAGCCAGATAATGGTGGATTctcattttattattaattggGGATTGTTATTTTACTCTGATCTTGGGAAGCATAGATTAGAGTTTGCGTTTTGGATGTCCACATAAGCAACTCAGGTTCCAAATTTCAAAGACCCTCCGCCATAGGGTTGTATTAACTTGAAATGGCCATATCGGATATTTCAACAAGCCTCTtcacatgacttttttttaaacaaattgttAACTATTTAATTGTATATCATTAATGAATAAAAACTCTATTTTTGTATGTGTGCATAGATTAtttatttggataattattACGTCCATTACGGGTgtaaaattttttgagaaaattaccaaaaaagtcataaacatattgcaattgggCCAATTCAAcgccaaacctttttttttttttttgtagccaagttaattctaaaaattttatatttgtatcaatttaatccatccgaccaactttaGTCAACAGGCACCGACATGAACCTGTTGGAggaagaatgagaaaaaaactaaagataaataaacaaatatataattctaaacatttaaaaaaaattattaaaaaaatttcatgtcagcGCCATCCAGCCAAAAtaggccggatggactgaattggtctagatgcaaaaggtttatgattcaattgacaaaaaataaatatttagaactgaattggcacaattacaataaatttaggattttttatgatttttccaaaaCTTTTTCAAAACATTGAGGATGTAACATGTGGATAAGTTTGTTTACACAACCATCTCCGAGTATGCATGTCGCCATTCCGGCCGTGAATGTTAATTATTTTTACAATTATGGTTAATCCTATTTATATTTTTAGGGCTGATATTTGCTTGCATTAATACTAATATCACATTAAATGCCCAAAAGCCACTTTTCCATTATGATCACAgatgttttttcaaaaaaaatatattgtaacGTGAATTGCAATATCTGTAGGCTTCCAATTtaggatttcaaaattattccTTAAATAGACTCGACTCTGCAAATGTCATTCGGAACTTCCCCAGAGGTGGACAGCTTTATAAATTTCTTTCCCTCCACTTTTCCATAACTCTTTCGGAACATAATGTACACGTACTATAGACTGAATATGGTCATTTGGTCAgtccaaatatttttatgtCTTAATAGAATAATGCACTGTAAGGAAACCCACTTACCAAAATCCATTTCAAGATGCATAAGATAATAATTATTAGCAAAATCGTAGTGGAGGCATCTGGAACCCAGAGGCCCATATTGGCCACGAACTGGTGAATATATCAACACTAGGACCTGCAATACAACACACAAGCATTTATACCTTATCCTTATAAAAATATCAGAAAACAATGTATGCTTGTATCTATATGAGATCTTGTCCCAAATAGAATACATCTCACTTTAGCTAGCGGACAAAGCAACGAAAGAATTGCCggtccaaaaaagaaaattcctgcTCACACCTGTCCTCTACAAATGAGGGAAATCCTGCCAAAACATAATCCAACCGACCAACAAAGTTAAAAATATTGCAGATAACATTATATTTGGGTACTAAACTACGAGAAGTGGTCATCTACGAAAGACGAAGACGACAATACTGAAACTGAGTCGAAGATCTTGGTCACATGATCAAATCTTCCttgatgaaaacatttcaaTTCCTAGAAGTcatagggtaaatttttcattttttcttattttttgggtttGAAGCCAAGAGGGTCTTGATGACCTTCCCAATAATTCAATCTTACACCCGAAGCAAACAATCACCTAGGACCCTTCAAACCTTAATGAGTATGACAGGTCATCCTTAATTTGAGTCACACAATAGGCAAATAAATTTCATGCAGTTAGTTGAAATGTTCGCAAGAACTTATGGTTCGATGtttctaaagaaaaacaatGATGTGAAAAATACTTATAATTATAGGttccgaaaaaaaattaacaaaaaaatcatagacatattgcaattgtgtcaatttaggcctaaatcttttgcatttatgttaattcaatccgTTTAGCCGGTCAAAGCTAACATGAATAGTTTTTAatgtttatgatttattttttcctctttttttttcatttttttgcttgCCCCTATGGCCGGTGAGGCGGGCCACGCCTCGCGATGGTCCGGGTTCGCAACCGACCCTCTCCGGCTACAAGGGGGAAAGAcggagaaaggaaaataaaaagtatcaaaatattattagaaattgttcAAGTTAGCGGAGCtagtcaaatggattgaattgcacaaatacaaaagatttaaaactcaattgtgcgaaaaaaaaaattgtttataaTTGAACCGccacaattgcaataaacttATGGacctttttggcaattttcccttAGGTACTACAAAGCCAATGATAGATATGAATCATCAATAATAGTTTTTGTTTAaatagatgatgaaaataactTTGGtcgattcatttttttcaagctacaaaaatgatcctttttcaaaaatatattttgcaaATCATGATTtgtttgcgaaacaaatggaactGTCAATGTTGAGTTGAAAATTTTGTTGGGAGAAAAGGACAAGACATGTTCACGATAAAGAGAGCTTCCTATGACTAATGTGTAGGGGCATCAATCATGCAAGTGTGTTAGGTCACACCATGCGTAAAACATAAATTTTCCATCAACAAGTCCTGTCACAAAGAACATGAGAACTTATCCCACTTTGGGAAAGAGAAGATAAACATATTTTTTAAGCAAAGGATATGGAATGTGTCAGAGATGCAATGCACTCATACTTTTTTTAGGGGTGGTGGTTCCTAAATCCACGAAAAGGGGGTCACCCCCCAAAACcctaataataacaataatactATAATAATCTGCATCTATGTCCTTTATTGCAATGTTGGGACCTTTGTGTGATATCCCACATGGGGTCTATTTGCTAGATCAGGTTTGaccaaattttttccaaaaaaaaattccatgaattttatttatatatgctTTCTCTTTTGGATGTAATAAATGAGATTAAGAATGATCCTTAAGACAGGAACCCTCATTCCACTCGCTTTTGTCTTGGGGAGCAACCGACCCTCTTGACTATTCAGAGTCATGCACAATATATACTAACCGTGCACAAGAAAGGGAATGATTTTGTAGGCAATATACTAGCGCAACATAACAAATATGTTAATTTAATATTAGAAAGGCTTATGTCCCCATGTTAATATAACAAGCATGTTAGTATAGTATTATCGGCACGCGgggcaccatttttttttttttttggtctaacgTGGGGCATCATTTAAGTGCAATCAGATgaacaactatttttttttttttttttgggagggggggtTTTCATATGAACAACTAGTTGAGCTTATACAATTCCTACTCTTACGATTAAAAGGCAATTTACTCTGTTCGGACTAAGAGAGTGAATTGTCAACAACCTTTCAAAATTGACTATTTGTCCCTCCGTTAGAGGTGTTCATACCACCGAGCTACTTTTTATTAACATAATGACATCACGCCCTTATGGCAATTTGCTCCTCTATTTGAGTGAGTGATCCGGTGATCCGTAATCGGATCAATCTCGGATCGGGTCTTTGGTGCTTGTTGAATCAACTCTAAACATGTTTTCTTagtaaaattttcgaaattgtCTAGATCTTCAATAACTACAACCACCATCTCGATAAGCTGGTCACTCGCGTGATATGCAATTCTTTTGATAGCTCACAAACCCCATGAACCCAcgggaaagagagaaaatagggAGAAGAATAACAAGTAACAAATTGTCAAAGAAAGAGCTTTAGGCAACAATTTAAGGAGATTCTTGGAGTCAT contains:
- the LOC115740224 gene encoding LOW QUALITY PROTEIN: triacylglycerol lipase OBL1 (The sequence of the model RefSeq protein was modified relative to this genomic sequence to represent the inferred CDS: substituted 1 base at 1 genomic stop codon), whose product is MACDKSFCSSYLLLSPDKAGAVDLFHILTCSDARRRKFVDSSEEGEESFGRRRLMFVSVLVQKLLLLVAKPMYWIGSAIVFWLNLLPSNGNFGRLLVNCFRGKVVMPDRESGSFISLVGNSDTRVELVNRIRPCDGEYYAALTMMASKACYESEAYLRTRATHHWQVERXRSNGILGSYNFWNDYQRKATTQAFMLRDRDTIVVAFRGTEPFDTYAWCLDLDLSWYELPGVGKIHRGYMKALGLRKNFSWPKELAPRLKTPVPSAYYAIKEKLRSLAVHGETWLMERLEGVYTFGQPRVGDDKFGEFMERAFKDHRIDYFRSVIGDDIVPRLPYDDSASMFKHFGRCCYFNSKYQGKIVREEPNKNYFSLLRAIPMMMDTWYKLIRSFVIAREKGPSYREGWLMRIFRAIGLLIPGVPAHFPQDYVNSARLGASQLFPHQQ